A window of the Haloarcula rubripromontorii genome harbors these coding sequences:
- a CDS encoding DNA-directed RNA polymerase subunit P yields the protein MSYKCSRCKRDVTLDEYGGVRCPYCGHRVLLKERSPDVKEINVN from the coding sequence ATGAGCTACAAGTGTTCACGCTGTAAGCGCGACGTGACGCTGGACGAGTACGGCGGCGTTCGCTGCCCGTACTGCGGACACCGCGTCCTGCTGAAGGAGCGGTCCCCCGACGTCAAAGAAATAAACGTCAACTGA